One region of Pyramidobacter sp. YE332 genomic DNA includes:
- a CDS encoding TRAP transporter permease: MVEPRLQERESQIDPPKAERVKIDNPEEAKFRILSGWQNYLLCGLALCASCFHLYTAYFGQLSAMYQRGWHWMFISAMLFLRYPCTKSRPKNKVDLWDWVLIALSIAGCLNILLNFEDIAMREGMAIPSDIWIGTIMTLLVLDGARRSMGWPLPIMAAVALAYAFWGPYFPGMLAHGGFPLEEIAPFLYLRTDGIFGTPLGVSASFIFLFVLFGAFLNLSGAGQFFIDLAVAVAGRSRGGSGKAAVIASGLMGMVSGSSCANTVTTGAFTIPLMKQSGYKSNFAGAIVAAASTGGQVMPPVMGAAAFIMAQFLGIAYWDIVVAAAIPATLYFISIIAMVHFRAGKQRMASLNADEVPSILKPLKEGWFLLAPIIVLVMFLGKGFSPVKAVFWSIVMLIVVSWFGKPEHRLTPARILQALIAGGLGAIEVAAACACSGIVIGVISITGVGLAFSSYVLSLSRGILPLALFLTMIGSIILGMGIPTTAQYIITSTLAAPALYEMGVPMISAHLFCLYFGVLADVSPPVALATYAAAGIAKSNPMKTGYTALVTAVAGFLVPYMFVYNPYLLLQGDIWHIIIGCGTALVGIVGLSAGVQGFLVDDLNVLQRMALVSVPFFIIYPTLTSNVIGCAIIATLFLWQKYRQRVNLAVEK, translated from the coding sequence ATGGTAGAACCGCGTTTGCAGGAGAGGGAGTCTCAAATCGATCCTCCAAAGGCCGAGAGGGTAAAAATAGACAACCCCGAGGAAGCCAAGTTTCGAATTCTGTCGGGCTGGCAAAACTACTTGCTGTGCGGGTTAGCTCTTTGTGCGTCCTGTTTTCACCTTTATACGGCCTATTTTGGCCAGCTTTCGGCCATGTATCAACGAGGGTGGCACTGGATGTTCATCAGCGCCATGCTCTTTTTGCGCTATCCCTGTACGAAGAGTCGCCCCAAGAACAAGGTCGACCTTTGGGATTGGGTGCTGATCGCCCTTTCCATCGCAGGATGCCTCAATATCCTCCTCAATTTTGAGGATATCGCCATGCGCGAGGGAATGGCGATTCCTTCGGATATCTGGATAGGCACAATCATGACGCTGTTGGTGCTTGATGGCGCTCGGCGTTCCATGGGCTGGCCTCTGCCCATCATGGCTGCTGTGGCTTTGGCCTATGCATTTTGGGGCCCCTATTTCCCGGGTATGCTGGCCCACGGGGGGTTTCCCCTGGAGGAAATAGCCCCCTTCCTCTATCTGAGAACCGATGGGATTTTTGGCACTCCCTTAGGCGTATCGGCCTCGTTCATCTTTCTGTTCGTGCTTTTCGGAGCGTTTTTGAACTTGTCCGGAGCCGGGCAATTCTTCATCGATTTGGCCGTAGCGGTAGCGGGACGCAGTCGTGGCGGTTCCGGCAAGGCCGCGGTAATTGCCTCCGGCCTTATGGGCATGGTATCGGGGAGTTCTTGCGCCAATACAGTGACCACCGGCGCTTTTACCATCCCTTTGATGAAACAGTCGGGCTATAAGTCTAATTTCGCAGGGGCTATCGTAGCGGCGGCCTCCACGGGAGGGCAAGTCATGCCACCGGTCATGGGCGCGGCTGCCTTCATCATGGCTCAATTTTTGGGAATCGCTTATTGGGATATCGTGGTGGCGGCAGCCATTCCTGCTACGCTTTACTTCATCTCCATCATTGCCATGGTGCACTTTCGTGCCGGCAAACAACGTATGGCAAGCCTTAATGCCGACGAAGTGCCCAGCATCCTGAAACCCCTTAAGGAAGGATGGTTTCTGCTGGCGCCCATCATCGTACTGGTCATGTTTCTTGGCAAGGGGTTCTCGCCTGTCAAGGCTGTGTTCTGGTCCATCGTGATGCTCATTGTCGTATCCTGGTTCGGCAAGCCTGAACACCGTCTGACGCCTGCCCGGATACTTCAGGCTCTCATTGCGGGAGGTCTCGGCGCAATCGAGGTGGCGGCGGCCTGTGCGTGTTCCGGCATTGTCATAGGCGTGATCTCCATTACTGGCGTGGGACTGGCTTTTTCGTCCTACGTGCTGAGTCTTTCCCGCGGTATCCTGCCGCTGGCGCTATTTCTTACCATGATAGGCTCCATCATACTGGGCATGGGCATCCCAACCACGGCGCAGTATATCATCACCTCTACGTTGGCAGCTCCGGCGCTCTACGAGATGGGAGTTCCGATGATATCGGCCCACTTGTTCTGTCTCTATTTTGGCGTTTTGGCCGATGTGTCGCCTCCTGTGGCGCTCGCTACCTACGCGGCAGCCGGCATAGCGAAGTCAAACCCCATGAAAACGGGTTATACTGCCTTGGTGACTGCGGTGGCAGGTTTTTTGGTTCCCTATATGTTTGTCTACAATCCCTATTTACTGCTCCAGGGTGATATTTGGCACATCATTATCGGTTGCGGTACCGCCTTGGTTGGCATTGTAGGACTTTCAGCGGGCGTCCAAGGTTTTTTGGTTGACGATCTGAACGTTTTGCAGCGAATGGCTCTTGTCTCCGTGCCGTTTTTTATCATCTATCCCACGCTGACCAGCAATGTCATAGGCTGCGCCATTATCGCCACCCTCTTCCTGTGGCAGAAGTACCGCCAGCGTGTAAATCTTGCAGTGGAAAAATAA
- a CDS encoding CoA transferase subunit A, whose amino-acid sequence MARNVIKPVMSANEAVKNVKDGMSVMIGGFNFGGVPYTLVEALEKAGTGGLTMISNDTSYADVGHGRLVAAGQIKKVIASHIGINKKTGEQYNAGTLELELVPQGTFVERIRAGGFGLGGFLTPTGVGTKVEEGKQVIEVNGKKYLLELPLRADVALIRGHRADRMGNLTYFGTNRNFNPTMATAADLVIAEVDSIVDVGELDPDNVVTPGILVDILVVKGDNYYAART is encoded by the coding sequence ATGGCACGAAATGTGATCAAGCCGGTCATGTCGGCCAATGAAGCCGTTAAAAACGTCAAAGACGGCATGTCCGTCATGATCGGAGGATTCAACTTCGGCGGCGTTCCTTACACGCTCGTCGAAGCGCTTGAAAAAGCCGGCACCGGCGGATTGACCATGATCTCCAACGACACGAGTTACGCCGACGTCGGCCACGGCCGGCTCGTGGCCGCGGGGCAGATCAAAAAAGTCATCGCCTCGCATATCGGCATCAACAAGAAGACCGGCGAGCAGTACAACGCCGGCACGCTCGAACTGGAACTCGTTCCCCAGGGGACTTTCGTCGAGCGCATCCGCGCCGGCGGCTTCGGTCTGGGCGGATTCCTGACGCCTACCGGCGTCGGCACCAAAGTGGAGGAGGGCAAGCAAGTCATTGAAGTGAACGGCAAAAAATATCTGCTCGAACTGCCGCTGCGCGCCGACGTGGCGTTGATCCGGGGCCACAGGGCCGATCGCATGGGCAACCTGACCTATTTCGGCACGAACCGCAACTTCAATCCCACCATGGCCACCGCGGCCGATCTGGTGATTGCCGAAGTCGATTCGATCGTCGACGTGGGCGAGCTCGACCCCGACAACGTCGTGACCCCCGGCATCCTGGTGGATATTCTGGTCGTGAAGGGAGACAACTACTATGCTGCCCGTACTTAA
- a CDS encoding 3-oxoacid CoA-transferase subunit B, producing the protein MLPVLNEDVVRNRIAKRIALEFEDGDVVNLGIGIPTLVSNFVPEGRRLVIQTENGCLGAGPEPEQKDYRFIGAGGRFITPLPGCSFFGSDMSFGLIRGGHVDATVLGTLEVDQEGNLANWIIPGKLLPGMGGAMDLVVGAKRVIVATTHCDKKGHPKILKKCRLPLTAVGVVSLIVTEFAVFSIEDGTMTLLEIAPEVTKEDVRSHTEANYVEAENITQMKGTEVSETEAVK; encoded by the coding sequence ATGCTGCCCGTACTTAACGAAGACGTCGTCCGCAATCGCATCGCCAAACGCATCGCGCTGGAGTTTGAAGACGGCGACGTGGTCAATCTCGGCATCGGCATCCCCACGCTGGTTTCCAACTTTGTGCCCGAAGGGCGCCGCCTCGTCATCCAGACCGAAAACGGCTGTCTCGGCGCCGGCCCCGAACCCGAGCAGAAAGATTACCGCTTCATCGGCGCCGGCGGACGTTTTATCACGCCGCTGCCCGGCTGCTCGTTCTTCGGCAGCGACATGAGCTTCGGCCTGATCCGCGGCGGACACGTCGATGCCACCGTGCTCGGCACGCTGGAAGTCGATCAGGAAGGCAATCTCGCCAACTGGATCATCCCCGGCAAACTGCTGCCCGGCATGGGCGGCGCGATGGATCTCGTCGTCGGCGCCAAACGCGTTATCGTCGCCACCACCCACTGCGATAAAAAAGGCCATCCCAAGATCCTCAAAAAGTGCCGCCTGCCCCTGACGGCAGTAGGCGTGGTTTCCCTGATCGTCACGGAGTTCGCCGTGTTCTCCATCGAGGACGGCACGATGACCTTGCTGGAGATCGCGCCCGAAGTGACCAAGGAAGACGTTCGCTCTCACACCGAAGCGAACTATGTCGAGGCTGAAAATATCACGCAGATGAAAGGCACGGAAGTGTCAGAAACGGAGGCGGTGAAATAA